The window GGTGATCTGGGCGCCGAGCACGGGATCGTTGAACTTCGGATCGTTGGAGGCGAGTTGGACCCGCATGTCCTTCCAGTTGGCACCGAGTTCCTCGGCCACGATCTGCGCCATGGTGGAGGCGATGTGCTGGCCCATGTCGGCCTTGCCGCAGGTCACGGTGACCAGACCATCGGGCGCGATGGCGTACCAGACACTCGGCTCGAAATTGGCGGAAGCGGCAAACGCCGCGCTGTCGCCGACAATGCCGGGAACGCCGGCATACCCGAGCACAAGACCGGCGGTGCCGGCACCGACCAGGAACGAACGACGGCTGAGATCGACCGATGTCTGCGCGGAAACTTTCTTGATGTGCGTATTCATGTGTTCCTCCGATCGTTGCCCGCGTTCGACGCGGTGCGCATGTCGGATGCGGCACGCATGATGGCTTTCTGAATCCGGGAATAGGTCATGCAGCGGCAGAGATTGCCGTCCATGTGGGCGATGACCTCATCCTTGGTCGGGTTGGTGTTCTTCGACAGCAGCGAGGCCGCCTGCATGATCTGCCCGGACTGGCAGTAACCGCATTGCGGCACCTGCTCGGCGATCCAGGCCTTCTGCAGCGGATGATCGCCCTTGGCGCTCAGTCCTTCGATGGTGGTGATCTTCTTGCCGACGGCTTCGCTGAGCGCGGTCTGGCAAGAGCGAACGGCTTCACCGTTCACATGCACCGTGCATGCGCCGCAAAGTCCCGCGCCGCAGCCGAACTTCGTGCCGGTCATCTGCAATTGCTCGCGGATGATCCAGAGCAGCGGCGTATCGTTGGCCGCCTCGACGGACATATTCCGTCCATTGATGTTGAGAGTGGGCATTTATCTTCCCCTTCCGGTGCATGACGTCGCTTACGGCGACACTTCATTCTGAATTCTGAAAACCCGCGGCACCCACCGGGAGGTGCCGGACGGCTGAG is drawn from Bradyrhizobium prioriisuperbiae and contains these coding sequences:
- a CDS encoding (2Fe-2S)-binding protein; the protein is MPTLNINGRNMSVEAANDTPLLWIIREQLQMTGTKFGCGAGLCGACTVHVNGEAVRSCQTALSEAVGKKITTIEGLSAKGDHPLQKAWIAEQVPQCGYCQSGQIMQAASLLSKNTNPTKDEVIAHMDGNLCRCMTYSRIQKAIMRAASDMRTASNAGNDRRNT